The following are encoded together in the Thermococcus sibiricus MM 739 genome:
- the rtcA gene encoding RNA 3'-terminal phosphate cyclase, whose protein sequence is MRVIDGSYGEGGGQILRTAVALSVITGEPIKIINIRAKRSNPGLRPQHLHGILALKELSDAKVKGAKEGSTELEFYPKSTRVRHVKVLIKTAGSISLVLQALLPAMVFAEEEVTFEITGGTDVAWSPPVDYLKHITLYALEKLGIKVEIEIRRRGHYPRGGGFVIGKVYPWGTKRPLVARTFDKIYSFEGISHAVRLPSHVAIRQAKAAKEALERVYPSIPIKIHEEYYEQGKDPHFGPGSGIVIWANTDVLRLGGDALGERGKPAEIVGREAAKALIEQLGPRHAVDKFLGDQLIPFLTFAGGDIWVSEVTKHLITNVWVVEQFFGRVFEMEGEIGKPGKVRVVKKVEL, encoded by the coding sequence ATGAGGGTCATTGATGGGAGCTATGGAGAGGGCGGAGGGCAAATCCTCAGAACAGCCGTTGCCCTTTCGGTAATTACAGGAGAGCCGATAAAGATTATCAATATCCGGGCCAAACGCTCCAACCCTGGACTAAGACCTCAACATCTACATGGAATCCTAGCTCTAAAAGAACTATCCGATGCGAAAGTAAAGGGAGCCAAGGAAGGTTCAACCGAGCTCGAATTTTATCCAAAGAGCACCAGAGTAAGACATGTTAAGGTACTCATAAAGACTGCTGGCAGTATAAGTCTCGTTCTTCAGGCTCTTCTTCCAGCTATGGTTTTCGCTGAAGAGGAAGTCACTTTTGAAATAACAGGGGGGACTGATGTTGCATGGTCTCCTCCGGTGGACTATTTGAAACATATAACACTTTATGCTCTTGAAAAGCTTGGAATAAAAGTAGAGATTGAAATAAGGAGACGGGGGCACTATCCAAGAGGTGGGGGTTTTGTCATCGGGAAAGTATATCCATGGGGAACAAAAAGACCTTTAGTAGCAAGAACTTTTGACAAAATCTACAGCTTTGAGGGAATAAGTCATGCTGTAAGATTACCCTCTCATGTGGCCATAAGACAAGCAAAAGCTGCAAAAGAAGCTTTAGAGAGGGTCTATCCATCCATCCCAATAAAAATTCATGAAGAATATTATGAACAGGGAAAAGACCCTCACTTCGGCCCCGGGAGTGGGATTGTTATCTGGGCAAATACTGATGTTCTTCGCCTTGGCGGAGATGCTCTAGGGGAAAGAGGAAAACCCGCAGAAATTGTTGGTAGAGAGGCTGCAAAGGCACTCATAGAACAGCTAGGCCCAAGGCATGCGGTGGATAAGTTCTTAGGAGATCAGCTGATTCCATTTTTAACCTTTGCTGGAGGAGATATATGGGTAAGTGAAGTCACAAAGCATCTGATAACCAACGTCTGGGTTGTTGAGCAGTTCTTTGGAAGGGTATTTGAGATGGAGGGAGAAATCGGAAAGCCCGGGAAAGTAAGGGTGGTGAAAAAGGTAGAGCTTTGA
- a CDS encoding metallophosphoesterase, protein MLIGIMSDTHDNLPAISKAIEFFNSENVDLVIHAGDYVAPFVKKEFSKLKAPLRGVFGNNDGEKEGLKNTVGVEDEILELEVDGLRIVVLHGTNEKIVEAFAKSQLYDVVIRGHTHKYEIRERGRSIVLNPGEVCGYVSGVKSVALLDTRKREVKIVNLDTGEPLGFMSI, encoded by the coding sequence ATGCTGATAGGAATAATGAGCGACACTCACGACAATCTACCAGCAATTTCAAAGGCAATTGAGTTTTTTAACAGTGAAAATGTAGATTTGGTGATTCATGCAGGCGATTACGTTGCTCCGTTTGTAAAAAAGGAATTTTCAAAGCTCAAAGCACCATTGAGAGGTGTTTTTGGTAACAACGACGGGGAGAAAGAGGGACTAAAAAACACGGTAGGAGTAGAGGACGAGATATTGGAATTAGAAGTTGATGGCCTCAGAATAGTTGTTCTTCACGGTACAAATGAGAAAATAGTAGAGGCATTTGCTAAGAGTCAGCTTTATGATGTTGTTATCAGAGGCCATACACATAAGTATGAAATTAGGGAAAGGGGACGGAGCATAGTTCTTAATCCAGGTGAAGTCTGCGGGTATGTAAGCGGTGTAAAGAGTGTAGCACTTCTTGATACAAGAAAAAGAGAAGTAAAAATAGTGAATCTTGATACTGGTGAGCCTTTAGGTTTCATGAGTATCTAA
- a CDS encoding Gins 23 protein has product MLMGRTFIPVKVLRSFKTWKPGDMILLEDWKAKELWESGIVEIIDESEKIISELDQVIAEERANEPIMPLPTGLYSRAEFYIYYLENYVRKKTEIEIDVLNAKMTKLSNLKKKYEHLKKLRFKKILNAIMFRPGSLEILNRLAPEEKKIYLQISQIRNEWLGES; this is encoded by the coding sequence ATGTTGATGGGAAGGACTTTCATTCCAGTGAAGGTATTAAGGTCATTCAAAACATGGAAACCCGGAGATATGATATTATTAGAAGATTGGAAGGCTAAAGAGCTCTGGGAAAGTGGAATAGTGGAAATTATCGATGAAAGTGAAAAAATAATTAGTGAACTTGATCAAGTGATTGCTGAAGAACGGGCCAATGAACCAATAATGCCTCTCCCCACAGGCCTTTATTCAAGAGCTGAGTTTTATATATATTACCTGGAGAACTACGTGAGGAAAAAGACGGAGATAGAGATAGACGTACTCAACGCTAAGATGACAAAACTCTCAAATCTTAAGAAGAAATATGAACACCTAAAGAAGCTCAGGTTCAAAAAGATACTCAACGCGATAATGTTTCGTCCGGGGAGTCTAGAGATTTTAAACAGACTCGCACCTGAGGAAAAGAAGATTTATCTTCAGATTTCTCAAATAAGGAATGAATGGTTAGGTGAGAGCTAA
- a CDS encoding ATP-binding protein, with product MDKQDMIERFVKFLKDYTDDEGNRVYLNKIRDILTVTPKRSITISWEHLNAFDPELAEELTTTPEEVISAAEDAIQIVLQEEFFRKELFKIHARFFELPKTYLVKELGSEHINKLIQVEGIITRITEVKPFVSRAVYLCKDCGHEMVRLQKPFASLIKPNKCENCGSRNVELDVDKSTFLNFQSFRLQDRPESLRGGQMPRFVDVILLDDLVDIALPGDRVIITGVLRVVLEQKDKRPIFRKIIEANYIEQLSKEIEELEITPEDEQKIKELAKRKDVVDVIVESIAPAIYGMKKEKLGIALALFGGRTQQLPDGTRLRGESHILLVGDPGVAKCVEYNTNVLLADGSIEKIGKIVEEAIKRAEENGTLGKVDDGFYAPINLSIFALDTRTLKVTKARANIAWKRKTPGKMFIVKTKTGKEIKVTPTHPFFTFENGEFKTRSAKDLTAEDLIAVPRGFHHFGEEQSLNSDALPSLGNVLREIREVLGLSQFEVGINPSTYLHYERNEERPTREHLMKIVETFERVAISEKIDEAVIRKIELLKLLANSDIFWDGIEDIKVYTPKDEWVYDLQVPEHHNFIANDIFVHNSQLLRYVSNLAPRAIYTSGKSSSAAGLCVAPESIIETNLGSFRIGNLVEKVIPHKVEEYESVDAEKLGLAVKTQNGYQKVLKLWKLKAPEKLVRITTSNGASIIVTPETKLLTPSGWVPAEKLKGEVLTVAGPQSVSVELIQSPYEYVYDLTVENSHSFIANGFIVHNTAAAVRDELTGSWVLEAGVLVLADMGVALIDEIDKMSDRDRSSIHEALEQQTVSISKAGITATLNARTTVIAAANPKYGRFNRMKSLPEQLDLPPTLLSRFDLIFVLLDEPDEKFDSEVAEHILKVRKGGTEEIIPKVPYDLLKKYIAYARKNIHPTLTREAMEEIKRYYIRMRKTIGKGAENEGIKPIPITPRQLEALIRLSEAHARMRLSEVITREDAKVAIELVEYTLRKTAIDEEGNIDVSILEIGKSSRKINKMDRVLNIIKELQDLEDYGAPRDEVIKEASKQGVSKSETEKIIEELKANSMIYEPRSGYYKIL from the coding sequence ATGGATAAACAAGACATGATTGAACGGTTCGTAAAGTTTTTGAAAGATTACACAGACGACGAAGGGAATAGGGTGTATTTGAATAAAATAAGGGATATTCTTACTGTCACCCCTAAAAGATCTATAACTATTAGCTGGGAGCACCTGAACGCCTTTGATCCAGAGCTAGCTGAAGAACTCACCACAACCCCGGAGGAAGTTATTTCAGCTGCCGAAGATGCCATTCAAATAGTTCTTCAAGAGGAATTTTTTAGAAAAGAACTATTTAAAATCCATGCCCGCTTTTTTGAGTTGCCAAAAACATACCTTGTAAAAGAACTAGGAAGTGAGCATATAAACAAGCTCATCCAGGTGGAAGGGATAATAACAAGAATCACCGAGGTAAAGCCATTTGTTTCAAGAGCAGTTTATCTGTGTAAAGACTGTGGTCATGAAATGGTTCGACTCCAAAAACCTTTTGCCAGCCTTATAAAGCCCAATAAATGCGAAAATTGTGGTAGCAGGAATGTGGAGCTGGATGTAGATAAAAGTACTTTTCTTAATTTCCAAAGTTTTAGACTTCAGGATAGGCCCGAAAGCCTTAGAGGAGGCCAAATGCCACGTTTTGTTGATGTTATTCTTTTAGACGATCTTGTTGACATTGCACTCCCTGGAGATAGAGTTATTATCACTGGAGTTCTGAGAGTCGTTCTTGAACAGAAAGATAAGCGGCCAATATTTAGGAAGATAATTGAGGCCAACTATATAGAACAGTTAAGCAAAGAAATAGAAGAGCTTGAAATAACTCCTGAAGATGAACAAAAAATCAAGGAACTAGCAAAGAGAAAAGATGTTGTGGATGTTATAGTGGAGTCTATTGCACCCGCAATATATGGAATGAAAAAAGAAAAACTTGGCATTGCTCTCGCTTTATTTGGGGGAAGGACTCAACAACTCCCTGATGGCACTAGGTTGAGAGGAGAAAGTCATATTTTGCTCGTAGGAGATCCTGGAGTAGCTAAATGTGTAGAATATAACACCAATGTATTATTAGCCGATGGAAGTATTGAAAAAATCGGTAAAATAGTGGAAGAAGCCATCAAAAGAGCAGAAGAAAATGGCACTCTTGGGAAAGTAGATGATGGATTCTATGCACCAATCAATCTGTCAATTTTCGCTTTAGATACTAGAACTTTAAAGGTTACAAAAGCTAGAGCAAACATTGCATGGAAACGAAAAACACCGGGAAAGATGTTTATAGTTAAAACCAAAACAGGAAAAGAAATAAAAGTTACGCCAACTCACCCCTTCTTTACGTTTGAAAACGGAGAATTCAAAACAAGAAGTGCTAAGGACTTAACCGCTGAAGATCTAATTGCAGTACCAAGAGGGTTTCATCACTTTGGAGAAGAGCAATCTTTGAATAGTGATGCTTTGCCATCTCTAGGGAATGTTCTGCGAGAGATAAGAGAAGTCTTGGGCCTTTCTCAATTTGAGGTCGGTATAAATCCCTCAACTTATCTCCATTATGAGAGAAACGAGGAAAGACCCACCAGAGAGCACCTTATGAAAATAGTTGAAACATTTGAAAGAGTAGCGATTAGCGAAAAGATTGATGAAGCCGTTATAAGAAAAATAGAGCTCTTAAAACTTCTTGCAAACTCAGACATCTTCTGGGATGGGATTGAGGATATCAAAGTTTATACACCAAAGGATGAATGGGTTTACGACCTTCAAGTTCCAGAGCACCACAACTTCATAGCTAACGATATTTTTGTCCACAACAGCCAGCTGCTCCGCTATGTATCGAATTTAGCACCAAGAGCCATTTACACAAGTGGTAAGAGCAGCTCGGCCGCAGGTTTGTGTGTTGCACCTGAAAGCATAATTGAAACAAATCTGGGCAGTTTTAGGATCGGAAACCTTGTAGAAAAGGTAATTCCTCATAAAGTCGAAGAATATGAGAGTGTAGATGCTGAAAAACTTGGGCTTGCAGTAAAAACTCAGAATGGATATCAAAAAGTCTTGAAACTTTGGAAATTAAAAGCCCCAGAAAAGCTCGTGCGTATAACCACTTCCAACGGTGCTAGCATTATTGTTACTCCAGAAACAAAACTTTTAACCCCCTCAGGATGGGTCCCTGCTGAAAAACTCAAGGGAGAAGTTCTCACAGTTGCTGGCCCACAATCTGTCTCAGTTGAGCTCATTCAAAGTCCCTACGAATACGTCTATGATCTTACAGTAGAAAACTCACACAGCTTTATTGCGAATGGTTTTATAGTCCATAATACTGCCGCTGCTGTCCGCGATGAATTAACTGGTTCTTGGGTTTTAGAGGCGGGAGTTCTTGTCTTAGCCGATATGGGTGTCGCTCTTATTGACGAGATCGACAAAATGAGCGATAGGGATAGGAGCTCTATACATGAGGCACTTGAGCAGCAGACGGTTAGTATCTCCAAAGCGGGAATTACGGCAACTTTAAACGCAAGAACTACCGTTATAGCTGCTGCTAATCCAAAATATGGAAGGTTTAATAGAATGAAATCCCTTCCGGAGCAGCTCGACCTCCCTCCAACGCTATTAAGCAGATTCGACCTCATTTTTGTCCTTCTTGATGAACCGGACGAAAAGTTTGATTCCGAAGTAGCCGAGCATATTTTAAAAGTCAGAAAGGGAGGAACTGAGGAAATCATTCCAAAGGTCCCATATGACCTCCTTAAAAAGTACATAGCATATGCTAGGAAGAACATTCATCCCACTCTGACTAGAGAGGCCATGGAAGAGATAAAGAGGTACTACATAAGAATGAGAAAAACTATAGGGAAAGGGGCTGAAAATGAGGGTATTAAGCCCATACCAATCACTCCTAGGCAGTTGGAGGCCCTTATAAGGCTTAGCGAAGCCCACGCGCGCATGAGGCTAAGTGAGGTAATTACGAGAGAAGATGCAAAGGTAGCCATAGAACTGGTGGAATATACACTAAGGAAAACCGCAATAGATGAAGAAGGGAATATCGACGTTAGCATTTTAGAGATCGGAAAATCTTCAAGAAAAATAAACAAAATGGATAGAGTGCTGAATATAATTAAAGAGTTACAAGATCTTGAAGATTATGGAGCTCCCAGAGATGAAGTGATAAAAGAAGCAAGCAAACAAGGAGTAAGCAAAAGTGAAACTGAAAAGATAATAGAAGAACTAAAGGCCAACTCGATGATATATGAGCCGAGGAGTGGATACTATAAGATCTTGTGA
- a CDS encoding translation initiation factor IF-2 subunit beta, with the protein MEHDYYDYEKLLEKAYDELPENVKHHDSRFEVPTAVVTIEGNKTLIENFRDIAEAMNRDPNHLLKFILREVATAGALEGRRVVLQGRFTPYMIANKLKKYLKEYVICPVCGSPDTKIIKKDRFHFLKCEACGAETPITHL; encoded by the coding sequence ATGGAACATGATTATTACGATTATGAAAAACTTTTAGAGAAAGCTTATGATGAACTCCCCGAAAATGTGAAACATCATGATTCAAGATTTGAGGTCCCAACCGCAGTTGTCACGATAGAGGGTAATAAAACACTAATAGAAAACTTCAGAGACATTGCAGAGGCAATGAATAGAGATCCAAATCATCTACTTAAGTTCATCCTGAGAGAAGTTGCTACAGCAGGTGCTTTAGAGGGAAGAAGAGTGGTTTTGCAGGGCCGTTTTACTCCATATATGATAGCTAACAAACTGAAGAAGTACCTCAAAGAATACGTTATCTGTCCTGTATGTGGTTCACCAGATACGAAAATCATTAAAAAAGATCGCTTCCATTTCTTAAAGTGTGAAGCATGTGGTGCAGAGACTCCAATAACCCATCTCTGA